One segment of Primulina tabacum isolate GXHZ01 chromosome 6, ASM2559414v2, whole genome shotgun sequence DNA contains the following:
- the LOC142548157 gene encoding root phototropism protein 3-like: protein MSTKTQKPPVALPESITLSGKLSPLMATEIWFDDACILDLDNFVKKLSSIKGKGVRPDLVGSIITHYASKWLPDLAADESERTIASFEDFPESITASWMKKRFFIETLVGILPQEKDSIPCNFLLRMLRVANMVNVDADCLVELEKRVCLQLDQASLKELMIPCFSHTSTTLLDVELILRLVKKFVSSDNVSRTGAALLKVAKLVDSYLAEAAVDSHLMLPEFVALAGVLPSHARSTDDGLYRAIDTYLKAHPGVSKQDRTRLCSLIDSRKLSSEASLHAAQNERLPVRAVIQVLLSEQSKVTRHMEWSGSLSVARSPGIPGLELPARCLSKREMNVQQMEIKRLKEDVLRLQSQCMAMERQIEKMLEKKKQGGYFSWKKLGFPVFRPNKVGGVVREGELVVGVKTAGDTKPRLVRGRTSTKWRKSVF from the exons ATGTCTACCAAAACGCAGAAACCGCCAGTAGCATTGCCAGAATCTATCACATTATCAGGCAAGTTATCACCACTAATGGCTACCGAAATCTGGTTCGATGACGCTTGCATATTAGACTTGGATAACTTTGTGAAGAAACTTTCAAGCATAAAAGGGAAGGGGGTGAGACCAGACTTAGTGGGCTCAATAATCACTCATTATGCTTCCAAATGGCTTCCAGATTTGGCAGCAGACGAATCGGAACGAACCATAGCCAGCTTCGAAGACTTCCCTGAAAGTATCACAGCTTCATGGATGAAGAAAAGGTTCTTCATTGAAACTTTGGTTGGGATTCTTCCGCAAGAAAAGGATTCAATCCCATGTAACTTCTTGTTACGGATGCTACGTGTCGCGAACATGGTGAACGTGGATGCTGATTGTCTCGTGGAGCTCGAGAAACGAGTTTGTTTGCAGCTCGATCAGGCTTCTCTGAAGGAGTTGATGATACCATGTTTTAGTCACACTAGTACTACACTTCTTGATGTTGAGTTAATTCTCCGGTTGGTGAAGAAATTTGTGAGTTCGGATAATGTTTCGAGGACCGGAGCTGCCCTTTTGAAGGTGGCGAAACTTGTGGACAGTTACCTTGCAGAAGCGGCTGTGGATTCGCATTTGATGTTGCCAGAGTTCGTGGCTCTTGCTGGCGTGCTTCCTAGTCACGCACGCTCAACTGATGATGGGTTGTATCGAGCTATTGATACGTACCTTAAA GCACATCCGGGGGTTTCGAAGCAAGATAGAACAAGACTCTGCAGCCTAATCGACAGCAGAAAGCTCTCATCAGAGGCATCGCTCCACGCAGCTCAAAATGAGAGACTCCCTGTTCGTGCCGTGATCCAAGTTCTCCTCTCAGAGCAAAGCAAGGTGACAAGGCACATGGAATGGAGCGGATCGTTGAGTGTGGCCAGAAGCCCAGGAATCCCGGGGCTCGAGCTCCCGGCACGTTGTCTCTCGAAACGTGAAATGAACGTGCAACAAATGGAGATCAAGAGACTGAAAGAAGATGTCCTCAGGCTGCAGAGCCAATGCATGGCTATGGAGCGACAGATTGAGAAAATGTTGGAGAAAAAGAAGCAGGGTGGCTATTTTAGTTGGAAGAAGCTCGGGTTTCCGGTGTTTAGGCCCAACAAAGTCGGAGGAGTCGTGAGAGAGGGCGAGCTTGTGGTTGGGGTTAAAACAGCAGGGGACACAAAGCCGAGACTTGTGAGAGGCAGAACGTCCACCAAATGGCGTAAATCCGTGTTCTGA